Proteins from a single region of Sphaerochaeta globosa str. Buddy:
- a CDS encoding tripartite tricarboxylate transporter TctB family protein, with translation MLTKKISSKMVIPVVTAIIAIVFIYFGITKYGFMHEVRGPLPGFFPTIIGFLLLGLSILAFIGSLKEESPGFPIENWYPALGVLAIMLATLVIGMLPSLALFVLLWLRWFEKFSWKATLIGFAVIMAIVLGAFVMWLGVPFPKGIIYEMIAY, from the coding sequence ATGCTGACCAAGAAGATTTCGAGCAAAATGGTGATTCCGGTAGTTACTGCAATAATCGCTATTGTTTTTATCTATTTCGGAATAACCAAATATGGATTCATGCATGAGGTGAGGGGACCTCTTCCAGGCTTCTTCCCCACCATCATCGGTTTCTTGCTGTTGGGCTTGAGCATACTTGCTTTTATTGGGTCGCTGAAGGAAGAGAGTCCTGGATTTCCAATCGAGAACTGGTATCCGGCATTGGGTGTACTAGCCATCATGCTCGCAACCTTGGTTATCGGTATGCTTCCGAGTCTTGCCCTGTTTGTGTTGCTGTGGCTGCGCTGGTTTGAGAAATTCAGCTGGAAAGCAACCTTGATTGGATTTGCCGTGATCATGGCAATCGTCCTTGGCGCATTCGTGATGTGGCTTGGGGTTCCTTTCCCTAAAGGCATTATCTACGAAATGATCGCATACTGA
- a CDS encoding 4-hydroxythreonine-4-phosphate dehydrogenase PdxA, with protein sequence MNNKPVLGILIGDGAGVGPEIVAKLAVKKFFASYCRPVIIGDARILERAFTVVGSSVPLQIVSDISQIDWNANLAVLDQKDQDPSIVSFGKLTIEAGKANLHALKLGVELYKAKLIEGFCFGPFNKAGLKEAGCELESEHHYLAQLFGHTEPFGEINVLGDLWTTRTTSHIPISEVSKNLTVDRILRAVRLANASLKNSGIAKPRLALAALNPHAGEHGMCGREEIDVIEPAIAKAKEMGIDASGPYPSDITFIKAFRGEFDGVVTMYHDQGQIALKLRGFDEGITIAGGLPEPIVTCAHGTAYDIAGKGIVKTSAFENAVKMASRMASHLQKQA encoded by the coding sequence ATGAATAATAAACCTGTATTGGGTATCCTGATCGGCGACGGTGCCGGAGTTGGTCCAGAGATTGTTGCAAAGCTTGCAGTGAAGAAGTTCTTCGCTTCCTATTGCAGACCAGTGATCATCGGTGACGCTCGGATTCTTGAGCGCGCCTTTACCGTTGTCGGCTCTTCGGTACCCCTTCAGATAGTCTCTGATATTTCCCAGATTGATTGGAATGCAAATCTGGCGGTTTTGGACCAGAAGGACCAAGATCCCTCAATCGTTTCATTCGGCAAGCTGACCATTGAAGCCGGAAAGGCGAACCTGCATGCCCTGAAATTGGGTGTTGAACTGTATAAGGCAAAATTGATTGAAGGTTTCTGCTTCGGTCCCTTCAACAAGGCCGGTCTGAAGGAAGCTGGTTGTGAGCTTGAGAGCGAACATCACTATCTTGCCCAGCTGTTCGGCCACACCGAACCCTTTGGTGAGATCAACGTACTGGGAGACCTGTGGACTACCAGGACCACCAGTCATATTCCCATTTCCGAGGTCAGCAAGAACCTCACCGTCGACAGGATTCTCCGTGCAGTAAGACTGGCGAATGCTTCCCTGAAGAACAGCGGCATCGCAAAGCCAAGGCTCGCCCTTGCCGCCCTCAATCCCCATGCCGGAGAGCATGGCATGTGCGGCCGTGAGGAAATTGACGTCATTGAACCTGCCATTGCTAAAGCAAAGGAAATGGGAATTGATGCTTCCGGCCCCTATCCCAGTGATATCACCTTCATCAAGGCTTTCCGTGGAGAGTTCGATGGAGTGGTGACGATGTATCATGACCAGGGTCAGATCGCCCTGAAACTGCGCGGTTTCGATGAAGGCATCACCATAGCAGGAGGACTCCCTGAGCCGATAGTGACGTGTGCTCATGGTACGGCTTATGATATAGCAGGGAAGGGCATCGTGAAGACCAGTGCATTTGAGAATGCAGTCAAGATGGCTTCCCGCATGGCTAGTCACCTGCAGAAGCAGGCATGA